TCATGCTTACCAGAGCCAGTAATGGCTCTTTCACAATCACGTTTGCCTGACTGTACCAGCTGTTACAGGTATCTAAACAAATTGCAGGTTGGCGCATGAGGGTGTCTGATCAGGACAGTCATGTGTTTGGTGCAAGGAGAAGAGGTGTGTTCTTCTTGCAAATCCTTTTCTTTGTACAATAACTGCACATTAATTACTAGCAGTAATTTTGCATTGCGTATCATATCACGCTTGTTATCAAATTTAGTTGGTAGCTAAAGGGGTCCTCTATATGATTGATGAAGATGGATGAGGTATCTCATTCCACCCACTGTTCATCAATGATTTTAGACGACTGAAAGATTGTAGTAGTCCTGACAGAGAAATACTAGTATGAATGATCACTCATTTGAGTTGGTCTGCCTCTTTCACCCTAGTCGGAGACACTGTCAAATATACTCATCACTGAGTCACAATGTGTCATGTTCCTTTCACCCATCAGGCAAATTTAgttctcatcaagatctaataaatattttaagcaTAAAAAGGCACCAATATTTGTAATTAGCTACAAGATCCACATTGGAGTAGGTAACTGACAAATACATACATCCTCTTTGGCTTCTCGCTTCCACTGAAAAATGAAAACCAGTGCAAAGTTCTAGCAAATGCTTCTTGGATTGTTGTTCATGCTTATTAGCAGTTTCTTCTGTTAGGTAAACACTAAAAATGTGGAATAAAAGCCATTTTCGTCATCAACATTCAACAGTTAAAACAGTGGCCTAACTGAAAGGCTAATAGTCACATTTCTTGTACCATTATATGGGGGTTACTTAGTCATTTCATTTAGCCATGAATCCATATAATCCATATGTCCCTATGCCTTAACATCTTGTTGAAAAAATGGTGTACAGAGAGGAGATCACTCCTGTAGCTCTAGGTCTGTGCATGGTTGCAGCAGTCTTGCAGCACAGCATGGCAAAGCACCAATACATGCTTCAAAGCCAAGAATTGCATCTGGTCTTGAGCTCACGGATGAACACCGTCAATGCACTGTTTGTTAGTTGGCCCTTgcactcctcctccctccctcacaTTAATGCCTCCTTGACTAAAAGTGCAGTGCGGTTTTACATGTACAGACAACAGATCATTTGCACACTAATGACACAGCTAATCTTTGTAAGTAAGGCCACCCTGTGAGATCATCTCACCAACCAGTTAGGAACAATAGGAGAATTTCTTTTACCTGAGCACAACTAACTCTTCAGAGGCCTTTTGCTTGCCTGAATGCCAAAATGACAAAGAGATGCTGATGTGGTGTGCAGCTTGTGCTGTTGTGCACAAACAGGCACCATCCAACTCTGATGGTGGGTAGGGCCAAGAAAGACCTTGGAACAGCACATGGGGTGCTGAGAAGAGAACAAAAGCACCCCTCTGCCCCCACCCTTAACATCTCCCTTCCTAgcctgatgatgatgatgcgcTTGATACATACTTAGCCTGCTAATACAGCATTTCCAGTGTCTTTCTTGTGCAGCAGGGCAGTTAATGTACTCACATTATGCTAAATTGCATTAGAAAAAGGGAGCAAAGTCCTCCTCCCTCATATGGTGGTGACATCTTGCAAACCTGTACACTGCCTGGCCTCAAAGTCTCCTCTCCTTTCTCACCCATTTTTCTGAGCTTCACATCACAagtcttccttccttccttccttgtcGTCTGCTAGTTACTCCATGTCACACTAGTCTCACACAGGAGCAGCAACAAGAAGAGGAAGAataggtggaggaggaggaaggccgTTCTTGGTGCTTGTGCAGCAGCTTCTTGCACTCACACTTGTTCTCCAGTGAGGCCATTGATGTTCCTGATGCTCACACAGTCACAAGATCCCCTCCCTCTGGGCTGGTTCATTCATTCAGAGAAGATTTGCTGAGATGTTCTTGTTGGTGTGCTTGAGCTGGTAGCAAGGGCGCCACTGGTTGGTGGCTCCACCTCCCTGCATTCCTGGAATTTCTTGGGATTTCTCCTCCTCTTGAGGCGGTGGTGGTTGCTGAGATGCCGGCCAAGTACTTGCAGATgctcggggaggagaggcggccggagctTCACCGGCAGCAGGCGGGGTGCGTCACCGGGATCCTGCAGGCGTTCGACCGCCGGTATCCCCTCGCCGCCCACCATTCCCACAATCGCCTTCTTCCCCCAGGTGCTTGCTTTGCTTCCCCCACTTCTCCTAGTGCTATTGCTCGGTTcaaagatgcaattttttttttaccttcctTTTCTGTTCATTCTGCTACATCgagatttttttaattgtttgcATTTCTCTGTACAATCAGTAGACTATCAGTCTTGATTTGACTTGTGTGTGCATAAAAGACTTGGTCTTTGGTGTTTGATATGTGTAATTGAAGGCTTATAAACCCATAATTGGTGTGAAAGATGAGTGAAGTTGCTTGGTCTCAGAAGCTTCCAAAATCTTCATGTCAGGGTTGTATGGATGGGTGCTATGCATGCTCCTGGTGTTCCTTCATCCTGCATTGAATTGCTAGgtgttgatgacaattagtgagatctagctttttccccaatTTTGGGCCAGGTGCCGGATTTTACAGGTGCATTTAGTTTTTGTGAGAGTGAGATGGAAGTTTTTCTCTGGAATCTTTAGCAGCTactaagatttttttaaaaaaatctgtaCTAGTGCTAAATAGCTGGGAGTTGGTCGCAGCAGCcgacaaaagagagagagagaaagagagccaTTACACCCTGTAGACAGATTATTAAGAGCCTGGTTTTGGATAATAAATCTATCTCACAAATGTTGACAGCACTAATTATTAAATTACAAGAAGGTTCTTTCCGAGAAATGTGGCTGTTTGGATGAACTACGACATTgacatatttgttttttctttgtttcattTAATTTGTAGCCATttgaagatgtttttttaaTCGGAAGATCCCTTCTAATATTTCAATTCTCTGAAACAGCCCATGCACTGTCAAGCAGTCCAAGTGTTGGGGAAGAGCGAACAAGATATTCATCTCAGATTGTTCTTGTAAGTTTCAATATTTCTTCTTACATTCAATAGGCATGGATGCATTGTTTATTGTCTTCTACAATCTGTTTGACTGGCTGCAATCTGCATTCAGGACAAGAACATGAGTAAAAGCTGGATCGATAATCAAAGAGCACCATTAACAGTGGAGTTGTCGCAAGGATCTTATTCATCGTCGTCTTGTTCTTCGTCGTCCTCCCTTGATGGAAACAGATCAGGACAGCAAGACCTATCCTCCACTGATCGAATGCTATTTCCGGAGAAGCCATTCAAAAGCTCACCGAAGCTCAAGAGCTCTTCTGACAGTGACTGTGGAGTGGATTACTACCTTGATGATGCCCTTGCCAAGCTCTCAGCCCAACCTAGCTACCCAACTCTTGGTATAAGAAATCTCGTAAAGGATTCAATATATAGAGATACTCGTGATTTTTCAATCAGAACTTTCACCAAAGAGGCAGAAAAAGATCACCTATTCAATTGTGGAGATCCGCCTAGAATCTTGAATGAGCCTCCTAACAGTGCTATCCaagagaaaaacaaaggaaCCATGGACATTGACGAATCCCTCCGAGTTTTAGCCAAGCTCAGGAATCCATCTGAATCAGTCCAGCAACCAAGGCTATCATATGATGCTCCTCGCTTCTCGTGTGAAGGAAGGGAATCAGCGTCAAAACTTAGGGAGGTGCCAAGATTGTCACTAGACATAAAGGAAAGCCCTCTTAGGAACCGCGAAATCGACGTAAGGCCAAAGCCAAGCATGACTGATGAAGACAGGAGAAGCAGCATCAGTAAAGATTACAGTCCACCCTTGGAGACCCAGCAAGAACACAATGCCTGTAAACGTCTCCCTAGCGTTGTTGCGAAACTCATGGGGTTGGAAGACTTGCCAGAGCATAAGGACAATACTGCGATATCTTCACAGGTATCCAAATCAGTTACAGAGAGGAGTGAAGAACCCACCATGCTGAGGCCTTTGAGCCTTTCTTCCCAAAATGAGGCTACTCCTAGGCAGCAGAGGAATCTAGATGCAACAATCAAGAATGTTCCTAACTCTAAGTTCCCTGTGGAAACTGCACCTTGGAAACAGCAGGAGAAGATTGTGCTACCTAGAAAATTGCCGAAGGGATCAAAGGGAGCTCATGGAAAAGAGCAACATGCTGCATCAGTTTACAGTGAGATAGAGAAACGGCTCAAGGACCTTGATTTTCAGCAATCGAACAAGGATCTCAGGGCACTCAAGCAGATCCTGGACTCGATGCAAGCGAAAGGGTTGTTGCAGAACAAGAAACGTGAGGAACCATCGATGCCGAAGATATATGATGGAGACCATGATAACGGAGATGTGACTGATGTAAACCTGAGACTGAATAGCACCAGCAACACCAAACAGGCACCTGAAGGAACCCCATCATTTACAACGGAAGAAGATAGCACTACAGAAAGAAGCTTCAAATCACCCATTGTAATCATGAAGCCTGCAAAATCTGCAGACCTGTTAAGTGATGTAACCGAGGATTCCGCTGTTGGTCCATTAGGCGGTTTATCAGAGCTACCGCAGCTGAGAACAGCCAATAGTGCTGATAAAAGGAAAAGCTCAAAGAAGGTCACTAGGGAAGCTGTGGAGCAACATACCAAATCTAGTTCAAGGGCACCTACACCTCAACACCTTGCTTCTTTTGACAAGAGAGCAAATGGAAGGAATGAAGAAATTAGCAGGAAACAGAAGTCTACTTCACAGCTGATGACTGAGAACTCAGCTAGGAGACAGCAGATGCAAAGAGAAAATAATGGAAGCTTGCTAAAGCATAAAAATTCCACTAGCCCTAGAGTACAACAGAAAAAACCTGATTCAGAGCGGAGGGCCAGACCGCCaattccctctcccgattcaaGCAAGAATCAAAGGCAATCTGTGGAAAGGAGCCATTTGGATTCAGTATCACCCAGAAGTAAATTTAGAAGAAAACCTGCTCAAGCACAAGGTGAAGATTTCCATCAAAATGGTGTAAGTAGAAGGACAAGGAGCCTGAACCAGGAAGGCAATGATATGTCCGCAAGGTCAGATGGTAGCATAAGTGTTGCATCAGAGCTGGATGTAGAAGTGACAAGTACAGACAGATCTGCAGAAGTTAACATTTTGAGATCTCAGCATGGCACTCAAACACCATCAGGAAGGAATCCTCAAAAAGTGGTAAACAATTTTCCTTCCTCCAGTTGGCTCTTTCATCCATATTCATAGATGATGTTATTAATGTAAAAACACAGTATTATTCTTCCTAATTTTCACCTtcctattatctaaaaaaatattcaccTTTGTAACagcaaaaacatatattttaggAAGAGCTACAATATTTGGTCATAGTTCTTCTGTAAAATGAAATCTGTCCAACTCTAGTTGGGTTCAAGCTGGAAATTTGAAATCGTACAAACATACCATAACTCTTGTCTAATTATGACCTTTTTTAAACTTAAATTCAGAAAACCTCTTATGATGCAAACAAGGACCTGCCATCTATGGATCCTGCAGCAACTATTACTGAGCGGCCTAGTCCAGTCTCTGTATTGGACTCTTCGTTTGATCAGGAGGAATTTTTCCATACCAGCAAGACCACAAATTCATCTAATGTTGGTAAGATCTGCTGCTTCATACTACTTGGTTCATCGATCATATAAAGTGGAGTATTAGTacttttcaaaagaaaatggGAACTCGAATAGGTTTTCCGGAGTGTCCTTTGAATTACTTCCTGCTTTGATGTCTTAGTTTTCCAGAGTTGGTTGGTTATGGAACTTCTTGTGTAAAGGTTTACATGACTCATGTCTGCTGATGTTTACATGACTCGATAATTAGGTTTCTTCATATTAATTTTCGACAAGTAGTAACGCTGGCAGTGGGTTGAGGTTCACGTGCACATAGTAAGCAAATAGAGATCTCCTGCTACCAATAGTGTTCCTCTCATATAGAATGGTGTGTGCATTATGCACCATAGTTATAGGGTTTTGAAATTTCCTCAAGGAGGGAAAGAACATAACTGAGAGTTGACAAAAATCCTACTGTGGTGTACTATGATTGCACCTACCACTACCAATCAAAAGATCTCCTGTATGCATAGTTCCTTTACAATTTATCCACATGGCTTGCTAGATAAAGTGATATGTCGtaatgcaagtatgcaacccCCAAGTAATGTGAACAGTAGAGTTTCAATGATAGAGTGCTTGTCGTTTTTTCTGCAGTAGCATTAGGCACATTCTTAATTTCATTAATGTTGCAATATCAGTATGGAGTGCTAAAGAATCTGCCTTCAGACCAGCGATTAGTTGCTGCACGACATGTTGTTTTGACAACAGAACAAGGAGAATTACAAGGGCCGCAGCATTTAATGTACTATATTTGACACGGATGCGGAATGAATATCAGTTCAAGAATGCTTTAGTTTTTGTCTTTATGCATCTTTAGATGCATCTGCTGGGATATTATCATTCCATTATCTGAAAAAGAGAAGTAGAAAACGCATGAACCTAACATGGTGGACTGGTTACTGAAATTGTTACCAGTGGTATTGATATTGTGTTCCAAAGACTGAAACCTAATTTCTTGAAATTTGCAGATGATGAGCATCACCCATCACCATCAGAAGAGTCCTGCAAGCCTTCTGAAAAGAAGTCCACAGAGCTCCCCACACAACCCAAGAACAGCAAGCTCGCAAACATAGCCAGCCTCCTTAAGAAGCTCCAGCAATTGAGCGTAAACAAGGATGAGGCACCTCCTGTCGATCACATTGCCTTCTTGTGCGAGACGCCAAGCCCAGACCATCGCTACGTATCCGAGATTCTACTGGCGTCAGGGCTTCTGATGAAAGACCTTGGTTCAGGGCTGTCACAAATGCAGCTCCACACATCAGGCTACCCCATCAACCCTGACCTGTTCTTTGTTCTTGAGCAACGAAAATCTGGGTGGACATCCAAACCTGAGGGGATCCATCAGAGCAGGAGCACCACAAAGCCAGATGATCCCAAGAGAGCGCACCGGAAGCTAATGTTCGAGGCGGTGAACGAGCTTCTCCTTGACAAGTTTGAGAAGGAAACCACACTCATCACTGGAGTAGCAGCAAGGGATCCAGTGATGAGCAGCGGGCAGCAGCTGGTGAAGATGATATGCTCCGGCATCGAATGCCTGAAGACGGAGAGATCGCGCATGTGCCAAGAAGACAGCAGCGTGATCCCTGACGCAGAGATCCTCAACAGGTTGGAAGGGTGGTCGCCGAGCTTCATCAGGAGGGAGCTTCCAGGCATGGTGCTGGAGATCGAGAGGTCGATATTCAAGGAGCTCGTCGACGAGGTGGTGCGCGGCGAGTCCGCCGACGGTCAGCCGGCGAAGGCCGGAAGGCGCAGAAGGAGGCTCTTCGCTTGACAGTCACTAGTGATGGCTGCTGACTTGCATTGGAGTGCGAAGCGTGAAGCGAGTGTAACTGTGATACTGTACCTAGTAGTAGCATGTCCATTGTTGAGGTTTGATTtgtccagagagagagagagagagagaggaggaagagcaaTGCAGAAACCTGAAGTAGGAATGCAATGTTTGAGGCACTTGCCTAGTTGTTGTTCTGCGATAAATATTATAAGTGAAATTATAACCTGAGACACTGGCAGTTTTCTTGCATTGTGTTACTGTACTTTTGTTTTTGACATTTTACATCTTATCGCTGGAGTAGCAGCAATGGATCCAAGTGATGAGCAGCAAGGGATCCAGTTTTCTGACGGCTGCTTGCGAGAGTTTCCTTCCGTGATTACAAGGAAAAATAACCTATGTAAGTTTCCAAAAAACCTAAATGATACTAAGAAGAACTGGGTTAAAGGAGATTTGGTGAGAGAAAGCACCGAGAGGTACTTCTTAATTATCTAGAATGACTCGGTAGTTTCTTATTGTAGTATGTAGTTTATCTCCACAGCAATTGATCATTGTAATGTAATGATAACATCGCATTCCTCCTTGTTTTCCCTCCCTTCTGATGTGCATTGTAGCCTAATTCTTGACCGTCAGAAGAAGATCGGCGCCTGCAACCTAAGGAATGTGTGGGTCGCTGCTGGAGTGGCTTTTgcggaataattaactatttgccactcttacaagTGGTGATAAATTATTTATCACTGAACCCACATATCATAGAAACATAAGGGCCCACATGTTATAGAGTTGAATGTCCCGGGTTTTGTTGGTAGTACATGTTTGGGAGCACAGCTGGTGCCAAATATGCAAGGATGGAAGGCGACGGCTTGGTTCAAAAGATAAAATGTGCTTGCGTGGTTGAAGCATCGGGAAAAGAGACACGGGTTCCACGTAAAAACTTTTCATCCTGTtgcatcgaatgtttggacagatgcattgagtattaaatatagacaaaaaaaaactaattacacagattgcgtataaaatgtgagacaaatcttttaagcctaattgctgtatgatttgacaatgtggtgctacaataaatatttactaatgacgaattaattatgcataataaattcatctgtaatttgttttgttattatctatgtttaatactttaaacatgtgtccgtatatcctatgtgacacgccaaaacttttcagCCGTATAACTAAACAGGACCTTAGTGTATCTATCAGTTGACCCAAGTTAAGTAATACGCCATGGAATAGGAAGGTGTACCCCTAGCTTGTTTTATAATGCACCATATATGTATCCACAAAGCCCAGttattataataataatattattatgtaCTCAAAATTCAAGTACCTTCTTTCCATGCTTAAATCGTTGTGGACTGGGATCCCCTTTATTATGCAGCTTCAGTCGATCATCACTAGAACAATGCTATGTTTAATTTGATGCTGGTGCGTATGCATTCGAACCCTTAATTTTAGTTTCACTCTTTCTTTGAGCACTTTCTTTTGAACGTTTAGTGAGTGAAGTTGATTATCAGAATGGGTTTATATATTTCCGCTGAAGTATGTGCGCATCTGTGCGACACTACACACTTCCTATGACCTCCAATACCATTACTCCAGAAAATTAATACTAACATTGGCATAAAGTGTCTGACATTAAAATATTCAGGCATAAAGTGTCTGACATTAAAATATTCAGGAGGAGTATTGATTCTATCTATATTATACAGTCTATAATCTGGTGTTCTGCAcaaacaattttaaaaaaatacacaacaGAGCTAATTACACGGTACAATTGGTGAATAGAAAGGAAGAAATGAGCAAGCGAAGGTGCTAGGGCTAGGGGATAAAACGTAGTAGAAGGAACCTAGCCGAGCATAATATTAACAGACATCATTGCAAAGAATGAGAAAATTAGTTCCGAACCACAGGGTAAAAATCACAGGCCAAATTACTCCCTCGTTAAGTAGGATCAAAATAACCCAGAACAAACCAGAGGGGTCATTTGTCCAGTTAGGAGAGTtcaaggttgaaaattcaagaGGGAAAATCAGATCAAGCCAATATAACTCTCTAGTATTCAATTGGAACAAAATTATCATGTTTCGACAGACATATCATTTCACTTCTCATGGTACCGATAAGCAGAAATATTATAAAGGCGAAAAGAAAATTGATGACAATCAGGCCAATCAATATTTGATTGGGGCCAAAATATCTATCTGAGAACCCAGCTTCTCCTCAGCAGCTTTCTCAGCCTTGACACGAAGCCTTGTTAATTGCTTCCTCCTCTCGTATGCAACCTTAGCCTTCtcctttctcttctcctccaATTCCTGCAGGTGCAATAGACAAGGTGATCAGTGTGCTTTCATGTATAAGAACTAAAGGGAAACATAAAAAGCCCAACCAGAATTGAGATGATAACAGCCTAGAAATGCAGGACATGGTTGAAATAATAGCACAAACTCAGAAACAAAGCAGATAAATGTATCAAACAGAATATTTTGTTGTGAGAAATGGCACAGTTGGTCAGAAGTAGCTGGTTGTAAACATCATTCTGAAAAATCAGTGAGAATACATgtattttttcttcattttacCAATCATGCCAAATATGCTATTTAACTCAACatggattagaaaaaaaaacatgctgtGTAACAATTGAAAAGGGGAtgcaaacaagaaaaaaaaagatgcatttGCAAATTCACAGCCATAGCATAAGTAATCACAGGTTTATGGGAATTCCATCATCTTTgtgcaaataaataaataggatACTTAAGATTTCGTGCATCATCAGAGTCATCAACTAATCTCAGACAGTTGAGGCTATGGTGTAAAACAAAAGCTAGAGAGGTGTACAGCATAAAAGTAGCTCAGCAAAAACCTACATATTCAAATCCAGAGCATGTTGAGTTTGAGTTCAACGCGTTACCACCGTACAGTTGTACAATCAAATAGCTACAAGGGCCCAATATTCACAAAAGTGATCACATAATACCATAACATTCCAAGATGAACTATTCTTAACAGTCCAACACATGTATTCAGCATTGCATTCATCCTAACACGTTCAGTTCAATAGTACTCCTACATGTATTTAGCATATCCATTCATCCGAAAAGTAAAAGGGGGCACATGTGTACATCATATGCATTCAACCGGATTGTGATTCGGTGACATTCCCCCGTgacattgagtcactgacatgtgggtccaaacacatgtgggtcccacatatcagtGACTCAATGTCACCGAGAATGTCACGGGGGAATGTCACTGAATCTGCGTCCCATTCAACCTAAAACTAAAAGCATTACAGCAGCATATGCATTCAAGCTAAAACGAAAAGCAGCGTGAATATGAATACAGAAAGGAAATGTACCCTGATGGTGTCGTGGTAGTTCCAGCCGACCTCCTTGGAGAGCTGGCCGAGGAGGCAGTACTTGTGGCCGGGCTGGAGGCGAAGAACCCTAGAAGCCATGGATTAGTTCatggaggaaaagaaaaggagaggagaggagaggaaagggtTCGAAGCGAGCGTACTTGAGGGCGTCGGGGACGACCATGCGCTTGGTGCGGTCGTAGGGAGGGGGGACGCCGTCGAAGGCCTTGAGGTtggcgagggcggcctcgccgcggGGGGTCTTGTGGGGGATCATGCCGCGGACGGTGCGCCAGAAGATGCGGGAGGGGGCGCGGAAGTGGATGGGGCCATGGGAGGGCTTGGTGTTCATCCGCTTGCGGAGGAACCGGAGGTACTTCATCTTCTGCCGGACGAGCCCGCCGGAGATGCACATCTCCTCGcaccgcaccaccaccacccgctgcCCGTTCAGGAGCTCCTTCGCCACCAGCGACGCCAGCCGCCCCAGCATGTGGTGCCGCGcgtccaccaccacccgccgcgTGCACAGCCCCGAACCCGACACCATcttcctctcctttttcttcttcttctccggtgGGGGTGGTAGGTGgtggaacgcggcggcggcggcggcggctgcggagaAGCGAAGCTCTAGGGTTTACGAATGAATCTCCTTTTATAGGTGGGGCATCGACGAGGACATAGATAATGGGCCGCACTGGACCTTGATGGGCTTACTTTTGTTTGGGCCTCCAACATGTTCCTTGTATCATGGGGCCTACCATGGGCTCTTCTACGCCTCATTCTTAGAGTTTTTCTGCTCCCAAGATACTAACTGttcttttctatatttttcaaaaaggagaaaagaaaatgttcttacagagaaagaaaaaggataatTCCAGTACATTGTGCCCTTCAACTACCACATTCCTTGGCTATTTTCAACGCCTATATATTTGCAAATGAGCATCAAAACAGCACAGACTGGTGATGGTTTACCAGatcatctatattttttttagaaatataatACTACAAGATCATCATCTATATTACTGTAGGAAAACTGGTCGCACAGCTAACATTTGATTTCATGACAGCATCCCAAATACATTAACAATTGacaacgtttttttttctttttttgttattaCTAAACAATAATCCTCaagcaaataatatggtgccaTGCCAACATTGGTGTTTGCAAACCAGCTCTTTCTTCATCATCATTCGTCATCACTGTCAAAAACGACCGCCTTCCGACGATGAACTGCCTGCTGTTTTCTTGGTGGAGAATCATCGTCCGAGTCGATCTCCTTGCGCCTTTGGCTGGCACTGCCACCCCCAGATTCTCTCCTCCGTTTTGGTTCCTGCAGCAGAGGCTCCTCTTTCAGTTTCGATTTATATACAGCTAGCCTCatcatgtttttctttcaaGTTTGCTATATTACTACAACAAAAAACCAATCGTAGATTCCTTTCAGCTATTATATGCTAACTAGTGTGCAGAAGTAGTCAAACATGAACTGAGTACATTTTTTCTGTTTCCTATTGTTTCACTTCAACATAAACAAAGCAGCAAGTCTGCCTGCTGACCTGTTAATTACTCTGTTGCAGAACTACTGAGCATAAACTACAAAATGTCAGCAATGTAAACTAAAATACTATCAAAATTGGTCATATTCCTAGTGGTTACTGTCAAGATTCTTGAAAATCTTGTCCTCACATATGCTGCAAAAGTATTTAATTCCTTAATGTCTTTATTGGGCATATCCAAGAAAAAACCTGACTTGCAAAATTTGAACCTTACGACAATGTTCATCCGTATCATATATTCACATAATCACATTGCTAACTtgtgaaaaagaaaaccaagaGTTTTGAGGCCATGACATTGGTCTTACCTCAATTTCTTCATCTGACATGGCTGCTTCTTCTTCCACATCTTCCTCATATTCATCTTCTTCATCAAGCTCATCTTCCCTCCCCTGGGTTGGTGAGTGCTCAATATCCTCTCCTTCAGTTTCATACTCTGACTCCTCCCTTTCACTCTCAGAATATTCATTTGCCTGTCGTCTAGGCGGACGAGCAGGAAATGATGGTTTGCGAGGAATGTTTCTGCCCATACTTGACTGAAAATGTGCAAACAATACAGATTATGTATAAACAGCAATACATTGGTTAAAAATAACAAGGGTTACATGCTGATGAGTTGCTCACCTTCTTTGCACTAACTATGCGCCTCTCAGCTAGGGCTTCAGCCTCCAGTTCATCCTCAAAACGACTACGTGCTGGCATTCGGCGAGAACCATATTGATGGTCAGGTTCCTCGTCCTGCCAAAAATGAAATTGAATAAATTATTGGGCATAACCAGTACTAAAGTCTTATTAATTGTCACGTCGAATCCAATCTCCTGCCAGAATGCACCAAAAGGACAAGTTGCAAATCATCACAGCACATTTTACTCCTACAAAAACAGCTATTGAACACGTGTATCTAACTCTAAGGAAAAACATCATGTGAGCTACAACAGCAGAATAAAATTAACCATCTACCCAGAATCTGAATATGTAACCATTCAGTAAGGTACACTCACAGTTGAGTAAACCAGCTAAGCATAGAAAAAAATCTCACACAAACAAACTGCCAACATAATGATTCTATGTATCTGAGCCATTTA
The window above is part of the Oryza sativa Japonica Group chromosome 7, ASM3414082v1 genome. Proteins encoded here:
- the LOC4342218 gene encoding protein LONGIFOLIA 1 isoform X2, giving the protein MLGEERRPELHRQQAGCVTGILQAFDRRYPLAAHHSHNRLLPPAHALSSSPSVGEERTRYSSQIVLDKNMSKSWIDNQRAPLTVELSQGSYSSSSCSSSSSLDGNRSGQQDLSSTDRMLFPEKPFKSSPKLKSSSDSDCGVDYYLDDALAKLSAQPSYPTLGIRNLVKDSIYRDTRDFSIRTFTKEAEKDHLFNCGDPPRILNEPPNSAIQEKNKGTMDIDESLRVLAKLRNPSESVQQPRLSYDAPRFSCEGRESASKLREVPRLSLDIKESPLRNREIDVRPKPSMTDEDRRSSISKDYSPPLETQQEHNACKRLPSVVAKLMGLEDLPEHKDNTAISSQVSKSVTERSEEPTMLRPLSLSSQNEATPRQQRNLDATIKNVPNSKFPVETAPWKQQEKIVLPRKLPKGSKGAHGKEQHAASVYSEIEKRLKDLDFQQSNKDLRALKQILDSMQAKGLLQNKKREEPSMPKIYDGDHDNGDVTDVNLRLNSTSNTKQAPEGTPSFTTEEDSTTERSFKSPIVIMKPAKSADLLSDVTEDSAVGPLGGLSELPQLRTANSADKRKSSKKVTREAVEQHTKSSSRAPTPQHLASFDKRANGRNEEISRKQKSTSQLMTENSARRQQMQRENNGSLLKHKNSTSPRVQQKKPDSERRARPPIPSPDSSKNQRQSVERSHLDSVSPRSKFRRKPAQAQGEDFHQNGVSRRTRSLNQEGNDMSARSDGSISVASELDVEVTSTDRSAEVNILRSQHGTQTPSGRNPQKVKTSYDANKDLPSMDPAATITERPSPVSVLDSSFDQEEFFHTSKTTNSSNVDDEHHPSPSEESCKPSEKKSTELPTQPKNSKLANIASLLKKLQQLSVNKDEAPPVDHIAFLCETPSPDHRYVSEILLASGLLMKDLGSGLSQMQLHTSGYPINPDLFFVLEQRKSGWTSKPEGIHQSRSTTKPDDPKRAHRKLMFEAVNELLLDKFEKETTLITGVAARDPVMSSGQQLVKMICSGIECLKTERSRMCQEDSSVIPDAEILNRLEGWSPSFIRRELPGMVLEIERSIFKELVDEVVRGESADGQPAKAGRRRRRLFA
- the LOC4342218 gene encoding protein LONGIFOLIA 1 isoform X1 encodes the protein MPAKYLQMLGEERRPELHRQQAGCVTGILQAFDRRYPLAAHHSHNRLLPPAHALSSSPSVGEERTRYSSQIVLDKNMSKSWIDNQRAPLTVELSQGSYSSSSCSSSSSLDGNRSGQQDLSSTDRMLFPEKPFKSSPKLKSSSDSDCGVDYYLDDALAKLSAQPSYPTLGIRNLVKDSIYRDTRDFSIRTFTKEAEKDHLFNCGDPPRILNEPPNSAIQEKNKGTMDIDESLRVLAKLRNPSESVQQPRLSYDAPRFSCEGRESASKLREVPRLSLDIKESPLRNREIDVRPKPSMTDEDRRSSISKDYSPPLETQQEHNACKRLPSVVAKLMGLEDLPEHKDNTAISSQVSKSVTERSEEPTMLRPLSLSSQNEATPRQQRNLDATIKNVPNSKFPVETAPWKQQEKIVLPRKLPKGSKGAHGKEQHAASVYSEIEKRLKDLDFQQSNKDLRALKQILDSMQAKGLLQNKKREEPSMPKIYDGDHDNGDVTDVNLRLNSTSNTKQAPEGTPSFTTEEDSTTERSFKSPIVIMKPAKSADLLSDVTEDSAVGPLGGLSELPQLRTANSADKRKSSKKVTREAVEQHTKSSSRAPTPQHLASFDKRANGRNEEISRKQKSTSQLMTENSARRQQMQRENNGSLLKHKNSTSPRVQQKKPDSERRARPPIPSPDSSKNQRQSVERSHLDSVSPRSKFRRKPAQAQGEDFHQNGVSRRTRSLNQEGNDMSARSDGSISVASELDVEVTSTDRSAEVNILRSQHGTQTPSGRNPQKVKTSYDANKDLPSMDPAATITERPSPVSVLDSSFDQEEFFHTSKTTNSSNVDDEHHPSPSEESCKPSEKKSTELPTQPKNSKLANIASLLKKLQQLSVNKDEAPPVDHIAFLCETPSPDHRYVSEILLASGLLMKDLGSGLSQMQLHTSGYPINPDLFFVLEQRKSGWTSKPEGIHQSRSTTKPDDPKRAHRKLMFEAVNELLLDKFEKETTLITGVAARDPVMSSGQQLVKMICSGIECLKTERSRMCQEDSSVIPDAEILNRLEGWSPSFIRRELPGMVLEIERSIFKELVDEVVRGESADGQPAKAGRRRRRLFA